aataaataatCATCACAGTGCTCTTTCTTCCATCAAGTTGCCTCCATTTCTTATGTGTGCACAGGCCTCTGATAGTTTTCACTGATGACATTCAGTGTGAAATCATCCCCCATGATCTCAGCAGTGGTGGGAGACTCTGGAAAAAGGTCTGCAGGGGTCTCCAGGCTGGGAGAGGGTGGGGTTGACAGCCTGGAGCGTTTCACTTGACCTCCGCCCCTGAAGCTCCTCCACTCCTTGATCCATTGTTCTCTCTCGGAGTGGTCCAGTCGGTCCAGATGCCTCGCTTGTACGATCGGGGAGGGGGTGATAGAGTTCCTCATCACGTGAAACGTGTACCTGGGGGAGGGTGTGTGGTGGTGAGAAAGTAGGCCAGAGAAAAATATGCATCCCTTTGATGTAAATCAGAGCATTCCCTCTAAATATCAGCACTTTCAGACGCATCAGCAACAGAGAGGAAGACCAAGCTGTGGTGCAGTTGCTCCTGACCTTCTCAATTAGCATTAGTTAATTACAAATCAGAGCAGAGCATATGTGTAACACACAATTTCATAGGTGTTAAAGATCTGCCAaagtaatatataaataaaataataataatgctgaaCATGTTCTAACATGTGGAAAGTCGACTAGAAAGGTGCATCTACTCGAGGCCTCTCATCAAAGGTTATTAGCTGCCTCAGTGCAGAGGTGATTTGccatctcagattttttttaaaagacttttTGGAGTCCAAAATAAAGGTTAACATCAGAGAGAAGTCACATCATCTCATTCCTTTATAAATCTTGAGACCCCTCTGGCTTATTGTTGGAAACTACTGTACTAGAAAACTCAAACAGACAGTATACAGTAGGAATTAAGTAGAAATAGGAGGAAATCTGCCATTTATGATTGTTCAAGGTATAACTCTAAAGACTACTTTAACTTATCTGACCCTATTTTGATGTTGATTAtctgtttgcatcatttttcatgcaacatgacaaaaagtcattgcttgttttcttcattttgtattagtgtaaatgtatttttagacattaggcttttaatatatattttctgaccttttaaatgcaaaacagcaaactgattaagaaaaataatcatcagCTGCAGACAGTTTCTGCTCTCTCGTAGGTTGTCTTATGAAGAAAACCAGGTTTGGagcacatttaaaatttaatatccTGACTGACTGTAAATTCACCGCATAGCTCTGTAGGCTGCTCATTTTCAGTCTCGCTTTTCCCAGTGCAGTTCAGTGCACTACCTAATAAAAACTTTCCTCCAGTagctgttgttctgttttcactttttatagACATCACTGTAAAATTTGTTGACATttccttcctgtttttttttcccacttgcagcagtatatatatatatatacatatatatatatatatatatgtatgtatatatatatatatatatatatatatatatatatatatatatatatatatatatatatatatatatatatatatatatatatatatttacatctTAAGTTATATGAcccgtatatatatatatacgggTCATATAACTTAAGATGTAAATagtaagaaaatgaaagaaataaggAGGGAAGGCCACATTATGATGCTTATAAGATCTACAGAGATGTGAGAATCACTATATTACAAAGGACCCAATAACGAGACTCTGTGGCAACACATTAAAGCTCTGCCCCCCGCTGGGTGTAAAGCTTGACAGACACCAGGAGGAGAGCGCTGATGGTACCTGGGCAGTAGAGCCACCACAGTGGAGATGAGGCAGATAAGGTAGAACATGGGGTCGGCCATCTGGCTCTGGAGGATCCAGTACGGGTTGGATGGAGGGTTACAGGTGACGCAGATGGCGCTGTAGGCGAGCGTCACAACGAAGTACAACGCCACACTGCCCAGCATGATCACCCAGTGGACCACCGTCTACAAGACAGTCACAGACACCAGTCAAGCTAGTAGAAAAAGATTCCTGGCAATAGTTTAACACAAAACTAATTCTGTTTTTCTACAGATAATTGCGAGGTCTATTAGTATGTGCAGTTTTAATACACACTACCTGAAACTACTCAAGAGTTTCGACTCATTGGAGGTATATGACTGTATGTAGAAGTAGATATCCATCGGTTCAGCACTCACCCAGGCTTTGATCTCTATTGACAGATGCAGCAGGATGGTAAATAAAGAAATTGTGTTCAGAGGAGTTCCAAAGGTAAAAATATCAATGTCTGAATCCTGGTAAGCCTGAGGGCAAATGAAGTATGTTGTCAAATTTAAGACAAAAAGAGAGTTAACTAGTAATTGACCATTAAAGAGTAATGACAGAGGGACTAGTTTAAGGTGTCTCTTACCAAATATGGAATAAAGAAGCACACCAGGCTCTGATAGAAAGCATCAAGGATGGAAACCCAGAATGTTGAAAACTTGTATTCCTAAGAACACAACCACAagtttaaatacataaaaattacTCTAGCTCATTTAGTTCTGTAAACCTGCAGCAACCAATTAGATTTTCCCTCTTCGAACAAAGAGCTGCACTGTTGTTTCTGAGTATCACTGACCCCTGCACCCTGTCCAGTCCTGTACAGCTCAGGAACTCCCAGCAGCACCTCTGCAGAAACATCTTTGTCCATGATCCCAAACATGATGGGAGGTGCAGAGGTGAAGAAAAGGTTGAAGAAAATCATCAGCCAGTAGTCGATCATAGCCGTGCCGGAGAATCCGCAGAAGAACTGATACCAGAACAGCAGGTTCACATAAGCCTGAGAAACATATCAAACAACAGATAATTAGAAGATGAATCAGTGCAGAAGGTTAATGTAGACAACAAAGCTCTCTAGTGCAGCTAAAACACTCACCACGTTCTTGTAGAAGAAATAAATTATCATATTGGCCAGTCGAGTGTAGCACCAGTGTCCGTGGACCAGGAGAAGTTTTTTCAGGTGTCTGAAGCGAGATATGGCAAAATCGCTGGCCATAACCGCCTAGCAATGACAAAGAGGAGTCAGAATATGTTTGGAACTATGATAAAAGTAGAAGAAATCACATCTTTGAAGCTAAAACAGGTGAATGCCAACCTGCATCCCCTCCTGACCAGATATCCCAATGCCAATATCAGCTGCTTGGATCATGTTGACGTCATTTGCACCATCACCTGAAAACACAGAGTGAATAttaacacaccaacacacacacacacgcacgcacgcacgcacgcacacacacacacacacacacacatatatatatataattgtatAGAATGTATAGAacattttactactatttcagCATGAATATATTTGGGAATTTACCGCAAGTTCAATACATGGCTACAATCTCTCtataacatttatttacaatattcaCCACCTTTTAGGTCCGTTTTAGGTCTCATTCAGTGATGAATGCTCCACATTGTTCCCAGCTAGTTGCTAAAACGTCTTTCTGCTAAACAGGTGGTGGGTTTTTAGaactttttcactgaaaacacaacactgcTGTTGCCAAATATGATGCTATGAGAGTGATTAGAGTGAAACCAAATTGCAGTAAATTCATCACTAGATGTaaacttttttgtcacatttgataTATTGCAATTATagaaatacactatattgccaaaagtattcgctcacctgccttgacttgcatatgaatgtaagtgacatcccattcctaatccatagggttcaatatgacgtcggtccaccctttgcagctataacagcttcaactcttctgggaaggctgtccacaaggtttaggagtgtgtttatgggaatttttgaccattcttctagaagtgcatttgtgaggtcacacactgatgttggaccagaaggcctggctctcagtctccgctctaattcatcccaaaggtgttctatcgggttgaggtcaggactctgtgcaggccagtcaagttcatccacaccagactctgtcatccatgtctttatggaccttgctttgtgcactggtgcacagtcatgttggaagaggaaggggccagctccaaactgttcccacaaagttgggagcatagaattgtccaaaatgtcttggtatgctgaagcattcagagttcctttcactggaactaaggggcaaagcccagctcctgacaaacaaccccacaccataatcccccctccaccaaactttacacttggctcaatgcagtccgacaagtatcgttctcctggcaaccgccaaacccagactcgtccatcagattgccagatggagaagcgcgattcgtcactccagagaatgcgtctccactgctctagagtccagtgacagcgtgctttacaccactgcatcccacgctttgcattgcacttggagatgtatggcttggatgcagctgcttggccatggaaacccattccatgaagctctctgctgaagcactgttcttgagctgatctgaaggccacatgaagtttgaaggtctgtagcgattgactctgcagaaagttggccacctcttggcactatgcacctcagcatccgctgaccccgctccgtcagtttacgtggcctaccacttcgtggctgagttgctgtcattcccacacacttccactttcttataatacagctgacagttgactgtggaatattcaggagcgaggaaatgtcatgactggatttgttgcacaggtggcatcctatcacagttccacgctggaattcactgagcgcCTGAGAGcaacccattctttcacaaatgtttgtaaaagcagtctgcatgcctaggtgcttgattttatacagcTGTGGCCacggaagtgattggaacacctgattctgattatttggatgggtgagcaaatacttttggcaatatagtgtatctgttACTTTCAGTAACActatatttaattttacaagTACAGAACTTTGTCATCCAAATGTAACACAACACAACCTATATTTTCCATACAGATTAAGTATATAATAATCCTAAAGGGGTATTGGAACTACTGTACTTTTCTTTTATTGCTTCTGAGAATCACAGAACCAGTTCCACACAACAATGGTCAATTTTGATAAAAGTGGACCAAAATTACTCACACTCGGAAATTAAATATGATGAAACATGTAATGACCTCTATATTGTGAAGttggttatttatttaatatttttgtattttttgtgtgtttgatatATCAGATTTCAGTCACTTCACAATTTCTTAAAACTTACTGTTTCCATAcaagtatttttgttttgaaagtgCTTTGTGTTGAAATTCAAATTGAATATGAATAAATTCTGAATTAAGTGAATGAGTGAAGAaagtgtggagaaaaaaagctttttacaaaacaatgtGATGTAACACCaaatataattttctttctcacCAACAGCGAGCGTCATGACCTTGAGTTTCTCCCTGATCACTTTCACCACTCTGCTCTTCTGTAAAGGTGTGACTCTGCAGCAGAGCACAGAGCGGCAGCGCTTGGCCAGATCCACAAAGCGCTCCTGCAGGTCTGGTGACAGAGCCATGGTCAGGGTGCGTCCATCAATCACCAGAGCGATGTCCGGGCATGTGTCCACGTTACGAGGGTCTTCGCCGTATCTCCTCACTTCCTCCAGGGTGCAGTCCAGGATGGATGTGCACGTGATCTGAAAAACCACAGCTGCTTATTCAGCTGATGACAttattatcatccatccatccatccatccatcatctatacaccacttagtcctcattaggattgcaggggggctggagtctatcccagctgacttagggtgacggcagaggacaccctggacaggccaaacaatcacactcacattcacacctaaggataatttagaattaccagttaacctcagcatatttttggactgtgggaggaagccagagaaccagGAGAAGTATTAACATTATCTGTTTAATAAAACTTTCCAAGTACAAGCTAAAAGGGGTGGTTGCGGAGAAATTAATTGatgatttaagtcattttttaaacagtaaagcTTAAGTTTGCTCACTCTGGCCTcttaaaaatgaagatttcctgtttttctttgtctagTGTGACAGCCAACTGAATGTCTTTGAGcagtttttcagacaaaatAAACACGATGAAGATgtaattttgagtttttctaaACAGTTATGGACAATTTTCACTACTTTTcaaccatttttaaaacaaacaattaaCTGAACAATCAAttgaaaaatatatacaataaataaatagaaataaccCCGCAGCAGGGTGCAGATTACAGTATGTGCTcgtaaaataaacaacattacAATGCTGTTGGTCACATTcatgatatgtgtgtgtgagcagttACAAGGCTCTGGTCCCACCAGACTCGTAATTGTTGTGCGTAAATAACTCCAGTCTCTTAGCCAAAAggaaacatgattaaaaaaaagtttaaaaataggTTGTACCATATTTTCACTCCATCTATCAAATACTGGCTAAATTTCATCAGGCTTTGTAGGATGATGGTTGTGGGAGTGCATCTCTCAAGTGGTCATCGGTAAAAAATAGTTCATTACTAATATGCCTCCACTCTGGATTATGAGAGGAAGGGTATTTCCTCTGAGGGTTGAATATTAGACTGTAATTAGATATGAAAGCATTAGTTATTGTGTTGGGAGTATCTAACTCCATTCATCATCAGTGACTACTCCATCTGAGGGGAGAACTGCAGCCCCTTTGTTTCAGAAAATTCCTTGTGTATCCATTAGAGCTGACAGGTAATTTTGGTCTATTTGAGGCTGAGGATGATTAGACATGGTCAGGTTGTTATGAAGGGTTCATTCCTGTGCTACCAGATCTTTAATGACCTCAGAGAAGCAGAGCCCACCAAGACACCTTATCTTTCTCTGATGGAAATGTGAGGGTTGACCTTtagctaaaaatgtaaaagtggtCAAAAAGGTTCAGTCATTTAAATTGGAGGAAGACAAGCTCACAGGCGAGACctcctgaagctgctgcttggaaaacacacaactgaTCACGGGTGACCATTAAAAAGGTCAGTGCTGCCCTCTGAAACAAGTTGTATATGATATGTGAAATATAAATTACATCATCAATCTTAATCTGTTTAAAAAGGCCAGTGTTCAGTAGACGGTTTTGATACTCATTAGATACTAAAGCTCCAGGTCTTTACAATTTTTAGCTTATGATTAATGAATCTGAAAATGTCCTACTGTGTACCTCTTAATATTTGATCTATCTCTTGACATGTATAGCACAAGTTACTTGGCAATCACAGGACTATGAAccaaatttcattcaaattttaTATTGCTTCATGCAGAtgatgttttactttattttgacaaattctGCCAAATCAGAACTGGCTTTATTAGAACTACAGCTGGTTTACTTCAGCACAGTTAAATTAAATCTGATATTACAAGTTTGTAAAATACagtacttttctttctttctaagtCTTAGATGTCATGATTGATGAAAATCTTGCATCTGTGCAGTAAACATTATgatacaaacagcagcagacttgAAACCGTGAACTTGGCTGCTAGTTCTGACTATACATTTACCATAAAGACCTGAGAGTAGAGCCAATTTTCACATCTAACTCCCAGCAAAGACGTACTTGaccattttctttcattgtttgATTTCCTGAAACTAACTCTATCATTCTGTACAAAAAGGCAGTAAATAAAAGCAGGTCTGAGTCAAATGACCAACCTTCAGTGAGGCACACAGCATACCGCTCACCTTGCTTCTGCAGCTCATGTTAATCACCAGGTCTTCCTCTTCCAGTAGCCTGCAGGCATAGCCAATGTTGACAGCTGTTTCTGGTTTGTCACCGGTCAGAACCCACACCTGGATCCCAGCCTCCCTCAGAGCCATGATGGTGTCGGGGACGTTCTCCTGGAGTCGGTCCTCGATGCCGGTTGCCCCTGCAGTAGGATGCACAACCACAGACAGGcctcattcacacactgatcTAATCACACAGACATACTCTAAGTGTTGTGAAGGATGTGTGTTACCTAGCAGAGACAGGTTTGTCTCTAGTTGCACAGCAGTATCCATGATGAGCTCTTCTTTGTTATCTATAGCAGCCAGCgctctctgtctgtccactgACCAGCTTTCATACACTTTTGCACTCACAACCTGCAACATATGCAGAAACAAGATGATAATGAGTTCTTGtcaaatgaggaaatgaaacgCTGACAAATAACAGCACATCAGATTTTCTACCTTCTTTGTAACACACAGTGTTCGGAGCCCTTCCTTGGCATAACAGTCAAGGTGATGCTGAGTATCAGCTGCTGTATTCTTCTGTTTACCACTGAGAGCCTCTAGAGGTGATATGATACAGATAATTATATAGTTTCATTCTGAATTATGAAATGACCAATAAATGTAGTCTAAATGTACTTTCACTGTACTTTCATCTCCACATACCTGCATAAGGCGTACCAAGTAGCTCCATGATGGCATAGTCTGCTCCTTTAGTGTACAGCACATACTCTTTGGTGATTGGGTGTTGCACCAAAACAGACATTCTCTTCCTGTTGGAGTCAAAGGTCAAGGTGTCCAGCACCTTGAACACCAGGTCCTCCCCAGACGGCAGCCTCACCGTCACGCTGTCAGGGGTGCGGGCCAGCAGAATGAAGCCATATGCCTTGGCTGCGTAAACCAAGGCGGCCTCATCTGGACTCTCTGCCTCATACCTCAGATTATCTGAGGGTGCCACAGCCTTGTCGCTCTGTGATGCAGCATGGAGGGAGCATGTCTGGAGCCCATAGCCGCCCCCATTCCTCTCCATCTTAACAGAGGGATGAAAATGATCCTCCTCTACAACTGAGCTCTCTGAAAATGTGCGGTTCCTCTCGGGCTTGCGCTTGCAGCATGAAGAGCCGGAGTTTTTCACCAGACTGGACAACCTTTCCAGCAGATTAGTGCTGTGGCAGGAGCGTGGAGACACACTCAcctgaaaaagtgaaaacaaagaaGGAATTTGGTACATTAGGACATTTTATCTCATCACACATATGGCAATACACGAAACCTCTAAAAACAACTTTGCCATgtatttccatttcttttttgtgcatttacttTTAATTACAAACTCAAGGGGGCAAAACACACAGATTTGTCCCATCTGTCAGACCCAGAATTTTTACAACTGGGGCTTTAAGGATGAAGGAAAATTAGTAGTTGCAACTTCTGAATAACTGAGgagaattttaacttttttgttgtGTCTGTTCCTGATTTAATTACATGGATTTCTATGTAGTCTTGCAGCTTAATAGCTGTTCAGCAGGCTGGCAGAACTACAGAAATCATAAGACAGTGACTAATACCGTTAAAAGATTCTGCAAAATGTTTTCTTGCAGTCGGTTTTACATGTTCAAAGTTGCAGGATGCTGGAAATTTTAATAGGACAAATCTTTCCTCCATCTTTTCTCTCCTGACTGTGCCCTCCATCTCCACTTCCCATCCAGAGCAAAACGCTCACCCTCCGTCTCTgagctgttgccatggaaaccacCACTGTGTTGCAAATGGCAAGAGCCAGAAAAAAGTCCAGGTAGGGATCTGTCttcctgctgccgctgctgctctCTGCCCTGCTAATCTGCTGAAGCAGCTTCTTGTCTGGAAtcacctcagtttcctgttggAGTAAAAGTTAATCAGTTTGTTAATTAAAACGCTTGTGTTGATAAATTGTTTCCTGCTCGCATTTGACTTGTGGGGGATTTGCAGAAAGTTTTATAGATTTCAAACTTTTCATCCAGTTTTGTTTGCCTGTGTGTGGGGAGGGATTACAGTAagaacagaaggacagagggaagGGAGGAAGGTTTCATTCATACAAACATTATGATCTGTTAGAGACGCAGCATGAGGAATGCTAAAGATGGGCTCTGACTGCCTTTCTGGAATAAACACaagactttttttctgtctcagcctgcatctcctgGCCTCTGCTCTCTGCCTCGGGGACAAAAATAGGCACGGagatactgtactgtatatcaAGATGACGGTGACTAATCTATAGTGCATGTTTATAGTTTATGTGATATCAGTGGTCTGTGCCAAATGGTGCTCAGCATGACCATATGTCCCGTCACAGACACGGGCAACTTTGAGCCAAAATGGATGTGCTCATCACTGACACCTAGCAGCTTGGCCATCTGCAGCGGGGACTGGGACCATGAGGCCTTTTGACACAAGGATGGGTCAGATTTGGGTAAAAAAATGGCAGTTTGACGTCTTCCAAGTGTGGATTCAGATGTGGTGAGGAGGGACATccttatttaaaatgattcaaaggTAAAAAGAGAGTGACTTTGTCTACTGTTGATATACTAATCGGTCTTATTCTTTTCTGAGTGCATGTTGTAATAAGTTTCAGTCCTCATTCACTCTGAACAAACTGTAGTTTAGAGCCTAAACAGTTAGAAAGTCTGACTAAATGGTTGCCTGAGTGGTTATATCCAACTGCCACTGTAGGCTCCATATGTGAGATGTTACCTGACACAGATGTACTCTCAGCTAATTGTCTGATTGCAATCATGCCTCACATCTGTTGGTCTTCATCTCTtaaacaccaacaaacacaGCTTATCAGAAGATAAGTGTGTATGGGCACTGAGCCCTATGCAATACACAACactattcttttattctttttttaaatctatttatatttattgctgcaatattttaagacacttttttaaaaaaaaatcttagcaCCTCGTTGTTTTATAAGAGGGTATATAGTCTTATTTATACTACCATGCAATGGATGACAACAAAGTTCATCTCAGTCTAAATCTAATGTTCAAAAtctttacagcagctttattccAGTTAATTATATAAAAGCTCTGTCATGTTTGATTTTAGACCATTTATTTACGCTTCCCTGTGATTATAATATCAAGAtaggcaaaataaataaatatatatcttCCTTTTCTTGTCGACTGAGCAATTATCATACCAGTGGACTGCTGAAGGCCACATCGCTCTGAGCAATTCCCGTGACCTTGCTCCTGTGTCGACTGCCACGGCGCTGTGTGGTGTCTCGGGGGTTTGTGTCCTCAGCATCCAGGGACCAACCAGTCTGCAGGGATTGTGGACGCTGGTCGAAGATGACCTCTTCCTCTGACTCTGGTTCACCAAGGACAGCTAGGCGGATAGCTGCAAATCCCAAAAACCAAATTTGTTTGGCTCAGATGTGGTCCAGCAAGTTTTACATCAACCTGGCCAGGTCTACCACAGTGAAACCATAGCAAAGCACAGAAGTATGAGTGTGATGATTTGGGGCttcatgagtgcaaaaggtgctGGAGAACTTACATTTATGGATGGCGCCATAAGCATTTATGGAgataccaaaatactggctgataaGATGACTGCAGAAACCTGGCAGAAGAAGAATATCCCAGCAATGTACTGATctaaagcacactgccaaaggCACACAAGAGttgcaaaagaagaaaataaaaacaatgaactgGCCAAGTATGTCATCTGACTTGAATCCAGAGAACACCTCTGTGGTATTTTAGAGAGAAAGATAGAcaaacacaacccctccagcaaagaatAGCTGAAAAACAATAGTCTCTAAAGAACGGCAGAACACCACTCCTAAACTTTGGTATCCTCCCCATCGTGGACAGATTTTGTCCTAAAAATAAATTGCATACTGACTTTTATTGCATTGAGGTCTTACACAGAGGTCCgaatttttatttagttaatctaaactgttagtttttccattttacatAACAGCTAATATCTTACTGTTCAACTCATGTCCATCTGATGAGAGTCACATAAAGCAACTCCAA
This Amphiprion ocellaris isolate individual 3 ecotype Okinawa chromosome 13, ASM2253959v1, whole genome shotgun sequence DNA region includes the following protein-coding sequences:
- the atp10b gene encoding phospholipid-transporting ATPase VB isoform X5, whose protein sequence is MNQQSGKEKQFMERRWKDVRVGDFVKVVCNEIVPADLLLLHTSDPNSVCHIETANLDGETNLKQRTVVSGLLNSEFEPESFSGIVVCEKPNNNLNHFKCYVEKPDKERAGAGIESLLLRGCTVRNTDHAVGFVVYAGHETKSMLNNNGPRYKRSKLERKLNIDVIFCVILLFTMCLVGALGHFLWLQALPGIPPYLVPDSSGHLDSPSLSGFYMFFTLIILLQILIPISLYVSIELVKIGQIFFVTNDTDLFDEETDSRIQCKALNITEDLGQIEYVFSDKTGTLTENKMVFRRCSIMGTEYPHKENVCFRSVHCWDILLLPGFCSHLISQYFGISINAYGAIHKSIRLAVLGEPESEEEVIFDQRPQSLQTGWSLDAEDTNPRDTTQRRGSRHRSKVTGIAQSDVAFSSPLETEVIPDKKLLQQISRAESSSGSRKTDPYLDFFLALAICNTVVVSMATAQRRRVSVSPRSCHSTNLLERLSSLVKNSGSSCCKRKPERNRTFSESSVVEEDHFHPSVKMERNGGGYGLQTCSLHAASQSDKAVAPSDNLRYEAESPDEAALVYAAKAYGFILLARTPDSVTVRLPSGEDLVFKVLDTLTFDSNRKRMSVLVQHPITKEYVLYTKGADYAIMELLGTPYAEALSGKQKNTAADTQHHLDCYAKEGLRTLCVTKKVVSAKVYESWSVDRQRALAAIDNKEELIMDTAVQLETNLSLLGATGIEDRLQENVPDTIMALREAGIQVWVLTGDKPETAVNIGYACRLLEEEDLVINMSCRSKITCTSILDCTLEEVRRYGEDPRNVDTCPDIALVIDGRTLTMALSPDLQERFVDLAKRCRSVLCCRVTPLQKSRVVKVIREKLKVMTLAVGDGANDVNMIQAADIGIGISGQEGMQAVMASDFAISRFRHLKKLLLVHGHWCYTRLANMIIYFFYKNVAYVNLLFWYQFFCGFSGTAMIDYWLMIFFNLFFTSAPPIMFGIMDKDVSAEVLLGVPELYRTGQGAGEYKFSTFWVSILDAFYQSLVCFFIPYLAYQDSDIDIFTFGTPLNTISLFTILLHLSIEIKAWTVVHWVIMLGSVALYFVVTLAYSAICVTCNPPSNPYWILQSQMADPMFYLICLISTVVALLPRYTFHVMRNSITPSPIVQARHLDRLDHSEREQWIKEWRSFRGGGQVKRSRLSTPPSPSLETPADLFPESPTTAEIMGDDFTLNVISENYQRPVHT
- the atp10b gene encoding phospholipid-transporting ATPase VB isoform X2, giving the protein MTWRSPLALMRDALRGQRAREKDLRNLVSNLPYEGLEKAKQPNRHFPSNAIKTTKYTLLLFIPMNLFEQFHRLANIYFVGLAILNFIPVVNAFQPEVALIPICVILSLTALKDAWEDFRRYQSDRKLNNTPCLIYSRKEKQFMERRWKDVRVGDFVKVVCNEIVPADLLLLHTSDPNSVCHIETANLDGETNLKQRTVVSGLLNSEFEPESFSGIVVCEKPNNNLNHFKCYVEKPDKERAGAGIESLLLRGCTVRNTDHAVGFVVYAGHETKSMLNNNGPRYKRSKLERKLNIDVIFCVILLFTMCLVGALGHFLWLQALPGIPPYLVPDSSGHLDSPSLSGFYMFFTLIILLQILIPISLYVSIELVKIGQIFFVTNDTDLFDEETDSRIQCKALNITEDLGQIEYVFSDKTGTLTENKMVFRRCSIMGTEYPHKENAIRLAVLGEPESEEEVIFDQRPQSLQTGWSLDAEDTNPRDTTQRRGSRHRSKVTGIAQSDVAFSSPLETEVIPDKKLLQQISRAESSSGSRKTDPYLDFFLALAICNTVVVSMATAQRRRVSVSPRSCHSTNLLERLSSLVKNSGSSCCKRKPERNRTFSESSVVEEDHFHPSVKMERNGGGYGLQTCSLHAASQSDKAVAPSDNLRYEAESPDEAALVYAAKAYGFILLARTPDSVTVRLPSGEDLVFKVLDTLTFDSNRKRMSVLVQHPITKEYVLYTKGADYAIMELLGTPYAEALSGKQKNTAADTQHHLDCYAKEGLRTLCVTKKVVSAKVYESWSVDRQRALAAIDNKEELIMDTAVQLETNLSLLGATGIEDRLQENVPDTIMALREAGIQVWVLTGDKPETAVNIGYACRLLEEEDLVINMSCRSKITCTSILDCTLEEVRRYGEDPRNVDTCPDIALVIDGRTLTMALSPDLQERFVDLAKRCRSVLCCRVTPLQKSRVVKVIREKLKVMTLAVGDGANDVNMIQAADIGIGISGQEGMQAVMASDFAISRFRHLKKLLLVHGHWCYTRLANMIIYFFYKNVAYVNLLFWYQFFCGFSGTAMIDYWLMIFFNLFFTSAPPIMFGIMDKDVSAEVLLGVPELYRTGQGAGEYKFSTFWVSILDAFYQSLVCFFIPYLAYQDSDIDIFTFGTPLNTISLFTILLHLSIEIKAWTVVHWVIMLGSVALYFVVTLAYSAICVTCNPPSNPYWILQSQMADPMFYLICLISTVVALLPRYTFHVMRNSITPSPIVQARHLDRLDHSEREQWIKEWRSFRGGGQVKRSRLSTPPSPSLETPADLFPESPTTAEIMGDDFTLNVISENYQRPVHT
- the atp10b gene encoding phospholipid-transporting ATPase VB isoform X4, which translates into the protein MTWRSPLALMRDALRGQRAREKDLRNLVSNLPYEGLEKAKQPNRHFPSNAIKTTKYTLLLFIPMNLFEQFHRLANIYFVGLAILNFIPVVNAFQPEVALIPICVILSLTALKDAWEDFRRYQSDRKLNNTPCLIYSRKEKQFMERRWKDVRVGDFVKVVCNEIVPADLLLLHTSDPNSVCHIETANLDGETNLKQRTVVSGLLNSEFEPESFSGIVVCEKPNNNLNHFKCYVEKPDKERAGAGIESLLLRGCTVRNTDHAVGFVVYAGHETKSMLNNNGPRYKRSKLERKLNIDVIFCVILLFTMCLVGALGHFLWLQALPGIPPYLVPDSSGHLDSPSLSGFYMFFTLIILLQILIPISLYVSIELVKIGQIFFVTNDTDLFDEETDSRIQCKALNITEDLGQIEYVFSDKTGTLTENKMVFRRCSIMGTEYPHKENVCFRSVHCWDILLLPGFCSHLISQYFGISINAYGAIHKSIRLAVLGEPESEEEVIFDQRPQSLQTGWSLDAEDTNPRDTTQRRGSRHRSKVTGIAQSDVAFSSPLETEVIPDKKLLQQISRAESSSGSRKTDPYLDFFLALAICNTVVVSMATAQRRRVSVSPRSCHSTNLLERLSSLVKNSGSSCCKRKPERNRTFSESSVVEEDHFHPSVKMERNGGGYGLQTCSLHAASQSDKAVAPSDNLRYEAESPDEAALVYAAKAYGFILLARTPDSVTVRLPSGEDLVFKVLDTLTFDSNRKRMSVLVQHPITKEYVLYTKGADYAIMELLGTPYAEALSGKQKNTAADTQHHLDCYAKEGLRTLCVTKKVVSAKVYESWSVDRQRALAAIDNKEELIMDTAVQLETNLSLLGATGIEDRLQENVPDTIMALREAGIQVWVLTGDKPETAVNIGYACRLLEEEDLVINMSCRSKITCTSILDCTLEEVRRYGEDPRNVDTCPDIALVIDGRTLTMALSPDLQERFVDLAKRCRSVLCCRVTPLQKSRVVKVIREKLKVMTLAVGDGANDVNMIQAADIGIGISGQEGMQAVMASDFAISRFRHLKKLLLVHGHWCYTRLANMIIYFFYKNVAYVNLLFWYQFFCGFSGTAMIDYWLMIFFNLFFTSAPPIMFGIMDKDVSAEVLLGVPELYRTGQGAGEYKFSTFWVSILDAFYQSLVCFFIPYLAYQDSDIDIFTFGTPLNTISLFTILLHLSIEIKAWVSAEPMDIYFYIQSYTSNESKLLSSFRRWSTG